In Ruminiclostridium papyrosolvens DSM 2782, the following proteins share a genomic window:
- the helD gene encoding RNA polymerase recycling motor HelD, with translation MSAANHPAYKEELERCRYTLDYVEKSLKKALEKREKIGNELESVQKHMSGDSSADYTSIMVNTMLHDTLALKVKNLYTARGKPYFARVDYKENDSDRTEKLYIGKMSLSRDEDQEIVIVDWRAPIANLYYEGRLGPSSYECPDGIINGELLLKRQFSINNGSLDEIFDIDITTNDEFLQTYLGANAENRLKEIVSTIQEEQNKIVRAPMWKPLIVQGVAGSGKTTIALHRIAYLIYTFEKSFDPENFMIIAPNRLFLNYISEVLPELGVDRVKQTTFEEFSMELIGKKFKLRDANEKLNMFVNHNVTEEQIMHNNLVRGSSILKTSMDFKDIIDEYLKEIELSFIPKKDITLGTKVIFSYEELNNLFLTQYGMWPIAQRMNEIKKSIKTRLKTSKDQFIQQIHAECDKKVARARAGIADASERQRCILEAFEKRDRVLEKIEKAAKSLIKDYVASLPKLSPYQYYVDLMKNTEVFNRIVAKYTDEETCKFIREYTLDILNSGGIEQEDLAPIIYLKYKVYGMDEKIPVRHIVIDEAQDFSAFQFYVMKKIVKDSSFTILGDLCQGIHFYRGVRNWDEVVNNVFEGKKCEFLTLEQSYRTTVEIMEAANNVMEKLDNKDLVRAKPVIRHGEPVEYIQKNDISDVAADIVEKIEQAKKLGHKTIAVICKTMEECSQILPMIKKADKNISIITGNEKEYKSGIVVVPSYLSKGLEFDVVLISNASSEYYTKSDLDIKLLYVAMTRPLHKLCIYHTGEISNLLR, from the coding sequence ATGTCAGCTGCAAACCATCCGGCCTATAAGGAAGAGCTTGAAAGGTGCAGATATACTCTGGACTATGTGGAGAAAAGCCTGAAAAAAGCTCTTGAAAAGAGAGAAAAGATTGGTAATGAACTTGAAAGTGTACAAAAGCATATGAGTGGTGACAGTAGTGCCGATTATACCAGTATAATGGTAAATACTATGCTGCATGATACTCTGGCTTTAAAGGTTAAAAATTTATATACTGCCAGAGGTAAGCCGTATTTTGCCAGGGTAGATTATAAGGAAAATGATTCTGATAGGACAGAAAAGCTGTATATAGGAAAAATGTCGCTATCCAGGGATGAAGACCAGGAAATAGTTATCGTAGACTGGAGGGCACCAATTGCAAACCTTTATTACGAGGGTAGACTTGGCCCGTCAAGCTATGAATGCCCGGATGGTATAATTAATGGAGAACTTCTTTTAAAAAGACAATTCTCAATTAATAATGGGAGTCTCGACGAAATTTTTGACATAGACATAACAACAAATGATGAATTTCTTCAAACATATCTTGGGGCAAATGCAGAAAACAGACTTAAAGAAATTGTATCAACAATTCAGGAGGAGCAGAACAAAATCGTAAGAGCTCCAATGTGGAAACCGCTGATTGTCCAAGGGGTAGCAGGTAGTGGTAAGACTACTATTGCACTTCATAGAATAGCATATCTTATATATACGTTTGAAAAAAGTTTTGATCCTGAGAATTTTATGATTATTGCTCCAAACAGACTTTTTCTAAACTATATTTCAGAGGTATTACCTGAACTTGGAGTTGATAGGGTTAAGCAAACAACTTTTGAGGAGTTTTCTATGGAGCTTATAGGGAAAAAGTTTAAGCTCAGAGATGCAAATGAAAAGTTAAATATGTTTGTTAATCATAATGTGACAGAGGAGCAGATTATGCATAATAATCTTGTAAGAGGTTCTTCAATTCTAAAAACCTCTATGGACTTCAAAGACATTATTGATGAATACTTAAAGGAGATTGAGCTATCTTTTATTCCTAAAAAGGATATTACTCTTGGTACTAAAGTTATTTTTTCCTATGAAGAATTAAATAATTTGTTTTTGACCCAATATGGCATGTGGCCTATTGCACAAAGGATGAATGAGATTAAGAAAAGTATTAAAACAAGGTTAAAAACAAGTAAGGACCAGTTTATTCAGCAGATACATGCTGAATGTGACAAAAAGGTAGCAAGGGCAAGGGCTGGTATTGCAGATGCGTCTGAAAGGCAAAGATGTATACTGGAAGCTTTTGAAAAAAGAGACCGTGTTTTAGAGAAGATTGAAAAAGCAGCAAAATCTTTAATCAAGGATTATGTAGCCAGTCTGCCAAAATTAAGTCCCTACCAATACTATGTTGATTTGATGAAAAATACAGAGGTTTTCAATAGGATTGTGGCCAAATACACTGACGAAGAGACATGTAAATTTATTAGAGAGTATACTCTTGATATATTAAATAGCGGTGGGATTGAGCAGGAGGATTTGGCACCTATAATATATCTAAAATATAAGGTTTACGGTATGGATGAGAAAATACCCGTCAGGCATATTGTAATTGATGAAGCTCAAGATTTCAGTGCGTTTCAGTTCTATGTTATGAAAAAAATTGTTAAGGACAGTTCTTTTACCATTCTCGGGGATTTATGTCAAGGGATTCATTTTTACAGAGGGGTGCGTAACTGGGACGAGGTTGTTAATAACGTTTTTGAGGGTAAAAAGTGCGAGTTTTTAACCTTGGAGCAAAGTTACAGAACTACTGTTGAAATTATGGAGGCTGCCAATAACGTTATGGAGAAACTGGATAATAAGGATTTGGTACGTGCCAAACCTGTTATCAGACATGGAGAACCCGTTGAATACATTCAGAAGAATGACATTTCTGATGTGGCCGCAGACATAGTTGAAAAGATTGAGCAGGCAAAAAAGCTAGGACATAAAACAATAGCGGTTATATGTAAAACCATGGAAGAGTGTAGTCAAATACTGCCTATGATAAAGAAGGCTGATAAAAATATAAGTATTATTACAGGAAATGAGAAGGAATATAAAAGCGGTATTGTAGTGGTTCCATCTTATTTGTCCAAGGGTCTGGAATTTGATGTGGTACTTATTTCAAATGCCAGCAGCGAATATTATACAAAAAGTGACCTTGATATTAAGCTGCTTTATGTAGCTATGACAAGGCCTTTGCACAAACTTTGTATTTATCATACAGGAGAAATTTCAAATCTGCTAAGATAA
- a CDS encoding YhgE/Pip domain-containing protein, whose translation MKDKFLNIKRLAVILAIIIIPIMYSFFFLDAFWDPYSKLENLPVAVVNEDKGATINDQQKNAGQEFVDELKDNKSLKWIFTNKAEAQEGLKDRKYYAMIQIPENFSAKIATAETKDKQQAVISYQPQQKRNYLASQILNRAILELEMNVSQKVTKEMVQYISDENKKMPDQLTELSDGLKKMQTDGTSKLEDGLNTLINNQVKFNDGLNTLNNGMDKLNNGADALAGGNNTLASKQDEFAKALHLSIPQLQQLSDGSNLFHKKLATLDSGLFQLNSGVSQLTTKLPELKAGISAYNQGLKDYTSGLATFGQGVAPLGTQLQPLKSGSTQLYNNLTAYSTNMEEFSKGVSQYTDGVKTLTSTNKSVADALTEYIKAHPEAMADKNIQSILAISQKSQSSIEQLNKASDTLKTSAGGLSTASQQLAAGSKQLNEGVSKFVDGAPQLASAAQQLAAGSNALVIGGEKISAGIDSLNNGTTQLTQGIAQASSGATQLNKGYSQIDTGIQKASGSISVAASAAAQLADGANKLGAGASELKNGIQKASNGTSELNTNAQKFLDGEKELHDGAGTLDDKVEEAYKKIVDKEEEANDKVSKLDGLAEYVSDPVKVDEKAVDPVSDYGTAFAPYFISLSLWVGALIMFVMIYLNPQIRFKKKIIKNMHMDIKFLIYPALGVITAIGLGLVLINELKLKPTHTGMFFLVITLVSLCFISIVQFLIVHLGDVGKFFTILLLILQLTSSGGTFPNELIPGFFKTINPFMPMTYSVYALKETISGNNSSFLNQNILIITVIMVVFLVASLLLSGRKKARLADDEGSEFIPKNENSSIQA comes from the coding sequence ATGAAAGACAAGTTTTTAAACATTAAGCGTCTGGCAGTAATACTTGCAATTATTATCATCCCTATCATGTACAGCTTTTTCTTCCTTGATGCCTTCTGGGATCCGTATAGCAAGTTAGAAAACCTTCCCGTTGCGGTAGTTAATGAAGACAAGGGTGCTACAATAAACGACCAACAGAAAAACGCCGGTCAGGAATTTGTAGATGAGCTTAAAGACAATAAAAGTCTAAAATGGATTTTTACCAATAAGGCAGAAGCTCAAGAAGGACTCAAGGATAGAAAATATTATGCAATGATCCAGATTCCAGAAAATTTTTCAGCAAAGATAGCAACGGCTGAGACAAAGGATAAGCAGCAGGCTGTTATCTCATATCAGCCTCAACAAAAAAGAAACTACCTTGCTTCACAAATTCTAAACAGGGCTATACTAGAACTTGAAATGAATGTATCTCAAAAAGTTACAAAAGAAATGGTTCAGTATATATCCGATGAAAACAAAAAAATGCCCGATCAGCTCACAGAACTTAGTGACGGTCTTAAAAAAATGCAGACTGACGGCACAAGCAAGCTAGAGGACGGTTTAAATACGCTGATTAATAATCAAGTGAAATTTAATGACGGTTTAAATACGCTGAATAACGGCATGGATAAACTGAACAACGGTGCAGATGCACTAGCCGGAGGCAACAATACACTTGCTTCAAAGCAGGATGAATTTGCAAAGGCACTTCATTTAAGTATACCTCAATTACAACAATTAAGTGATGGTTCTAATTTATTCCATAAGAAACTGGCTACACTTGATTCCGGCCTGTTCCAACTCAACTCAGGAGTATCCCAACTAACTACCAAGCTCCCGGAATTAAAAGCAGGTATATCCGCTTACAATCAGGGACTTAAGGATTATACATCCGGTCTTGCAACCTTTGGTCAGGGAGTAGCTCCACTTGGGACACAGCTGCAGCCGCTCAAAAGCGGGTCCACTCAGCTCTACAACAATTTAACTGCATATTCAACTAATATGGAAGAATTTAGTAAAGGAGTATCCCAATATACAGATGGGGTCAAGACTCTGACAAGTACAAATAAGAGTGTTGCCGATGCACTTACAGAATACATTAAAGCACACCCTGAGGCAATGGCTGACAAGAATATACAAAGCATATTGGCTATTTCCCAGAAATCACAAAGCTCCATTGAGCAGCTAAATAAGGCTTCGGATACACTTAAAACAAGTGCAGGTGGTCTTTCAACGGCTTCTCAGCAATTAGCGGCAGGAAGTAAACAGCTAAATGAAGGTGTTTCAAAGTTTGTTGATGGTGCTCCACAGTTAGCAAGTGCAGCACAACAACTTGCAGCCGGTTCAAACGCACTTGTTATCGGTGGAGAAAAGATTTCCGCTGGTATTGATTCACTTAATAACGGCACCACACAGTTGACACAGGGAATTGCACAGGCATCCTCAGGTGCAACACAGCTCAATAAAGGATATTCACAAATTGATACAGGAATCCAGAAGGCCTCCGGCAGCATTTCAGTTGCAGCATCAGCCGCAGCACAGCTTGCAGATGGTGCAAACAAGTTAGGCGCAGGTGCTTCTGAGCTTAAAAACGGTATACAAAAAGCCAGTAATGGCACAAGCGAGCTTAATACAAATGCGCAAAAATTCCTTGACGGTGAGAAAGAATTGCATGACGGAGCAGGCACACTTGATGACAAGGTAGAAGAAGCGTATAAAAAAATAGTTGACAAAGAGGAAGAAGCCAATGATAAGGTTTCAAAACTTGACGGATTGGCTGAATATGTTTCAGACCCTGTAAAGGTAGATGAAAAAGCCGTAGATCCCGTAAGCGATTATGGAACTGCATTTGCCCCCTACTTTATTTCACTCTCACTCTGGGTAGGAGCACTGATTATGTTCGTTATGATTTATCTTAACCCACAGATCAGATTTAAGAAAAAGATTATTAAAAACATGCATATGGATATTAAGTTCCTGATATATCCTGCACTAGGTGTCATAACTGCAATTGGATTAGGACTGGTACTTATTAATGAACTGAAATTAAAGCCAACGCATACAGGTATGTTCTTTTTAGTAATTACTTTAGTATCACTTTGCTTTATATCAATAGTTCAGTTCCTGATAGTACATCTTGGAGATGTAGGTAAGTTCTTTACAATACTTCTTCTTATACTCCAGCTTACTTCCAGCGGTGGTACATTCCCCAATGAATTGATACCGGGCTTCTTTAAAACCATAAACCCATTCATGCCTATGACATACTCAGTTTATGCACTTAAAGAAACAATCTCAGGAAACAACAGCAGCTTCCTTAACCAGAATATATTAATAATCACAGTTATAATGGTTGTATTCCTTGTTGCATCGTTGCTTCTATCAGGTAGAAAGAAGGCTAGGTTAGCTGATGATGAAGGAAGCGAATTTATTCCTAAAAACGAAAATTCATCTATACAGGCTTAA